Proteins co-encoded in one Ananas comosus cultivar F153 linkage group 15, ASM154086v1, whole genome shotgun sequence genomic window:
- the LOC109721486 gene encoding uncharacterized protein LOC109721486: MKQPSTALSSSLPRGCSLIRYALVLCFVVLSFYLILPCEGKDCSRGDAGGCGSLLCFGLRDACADPLSFCFPSTQLGFLAQEDVDPKPNSEVSKESSRTGEIIAERLPSRSTAFEMSNGGIVTCSSIGPVRRLPDGLSSNRGNVGEAQLSGSSSLNVEISPPLLDWGANSLYSASLAFLTVANKNNDSVLLVYEPFSTDPQFYALGAEELSLSPGESASVVFVFLPRWLGSSSAHIILQTNFGGFVIQAKGVAAESPYKIEPLVGLDISVNEAISKNLSIFNPFDDALYVEEVTMWMSASESANQSAQVVCGLDGFNLEGALGSYIDKKEWYSMNSDEFRLPRVDIRPHRQWEVPPQNTKAIAEINLLPYLEGNVFGAICMKLRNLTTDRINSIVIPLELEVRGRAAYSDLTGSLLVSFESRAACEEKGSIFSLFLRNDASQLVSILSIEEVTESSKVFQIKYIKGLILFPRSVTQIALIGYSFPTSARSIIHDTTNLNCNLVVETNSSVSPIIKIPCQDFFHACLKYQASTGIVESDGSYVGLTLIQKEETSANSRTGSLGSIMEDSLKMKPKLLKASEADDLILGNWRSHGTMAVISVLKDQEVSFPVVQIGSRFSKWITVHNPSEKPALMQLVMNSEEIISDCKSAEDLSDLTFSSRSPEINSIETRFGFSLADSAITEAFVHPFGKALLGPIVFHPSNWCMWSSSALIRNNLSGLEWLPLRAFGGSHSLVLLDGPEPVWKLEFNLDLPINRNLSSSPLVENAKLSCNKQVMKEIYAKNTGELPLEVKKVKVSGTDCGSDGFMLHFCEGFALAPGESARLLLSYQTDFSAAIVHRDLELAMASGIFVIPMKASVSVNMLTLCRKSFFRTVNWGVSVLVFVAASTLILVFIRIIPHYFLVGTNDCYLKVETSENPLNKSEKPSFLSHSTKTTRSPRAQKKPEAGFVNRYPVTQHGVLDSPKRTEEIHSYDHQKKSTTLSPTTSSDKTNEDPGLIEAPQTNNLTIKVVKEKGRRRKRKAYGVGWAAKFEVSSSHSGNSTPSSPLSPSSSTPKQGWPISPETTVESPFAREPEEPKYQKKDSSENTGEAKVAAAEKRFENKRTPCPREQPSTTPKSAGKAPILPSPTFLAPSSPIAPHARAPGSKLMKENAAKAPENDVAEKKFVYDIWGDHFTGHLLGKPKEVLREAVDASEGDSQSFFAREPQSLMTMPSPQLVTSTPSHEMAPYDVTCLYQMN; encoded by the exons GAAGTTTCCAAAGAATCATCTCGGACGGGGGAGATCATTGCGGAACGGCTCCCGAGTCGTTCGACGGCCTTTGAGATGTCCAACGGAGGCATTGTTACGTGCTCTTCCATTGGTCCTGTGAGAAGGTTGCCCGATGGTTTGAGTTCGAACAGAGGGAACGTCGGTGAGGCTCAACTCAGTGGTTCTTCTTCGCTGAATGTGGAGATAAGTCCACCTTTGTTGGACTGGGGAGCTAATAGTTTGTATTCTGCTTCTTTGGCATTCCTAACTGTTGCAAACAAGAACAATGATAGTGTTTTGCTAGTGTATGAGCCGTTCAGTACCGACCCACAGTTTTACGCATTGGGTGCTGAGGAACTGTCATTAAGTCCTGGAGAATCTGCTTCTGTTGTGTTTGTTTTCCTGCCGAGATGGTTAGGCTCATCATCCGCGCATATCATATTGCAAACGAACTTTGGGGGATTCGTTATTCAGGCTAAAGGAGTAGCCGCTGAGTCCCCTTACAAGATAGAGCCTTTAGTTGGGTTGGACATCTCTGTTAATGAAGCTATAAGCAAGAATTTGTCTATATTTAACCCTTTTGATGACGCCCTCTATGTCGAGGAAGTGACTATGTGGATGTCTGCTTCTGAAAGTGCTAACCAATCTGCTCAAGTTGTTTGTGGTTTAGATGGATTTAACCTGGAAGGTGCATTGGGTTCTTATATTGATAAAAAAGAGTGGTATAGTATGAATAGCGACGAGTTTAGACTGCCAAGGGTGGATATTAGGCCACATAGGCAATGGGAAGTTCCCCCTCAGAACACTAAAGCCATTGCGGAGATTAACTTGTTGCCTTATCTGGAAGGAAATGTTTTCGGAGCTATCTGCATGAAATTGCGCAATTTAACAACTGATAGAATAAATTCAATTGTTATTCCTCTTGAGCTCGAAGTGCGTGGAAGGGCAGCTTACAGTGATTTAACTGGGTCTCTTTTGGTTTCTTTCGAGTCCCGTGCAGCGTGTGAGGAAAAAGGATcaattttttccctctttttaaGAAATGATGCATCACAGTTAGTAAGCATCTTAAGCATTGAAGAAGTAACAGAAAGTTCAAAGGTTTTCCAGATTAAATACATTAAAGGATTGATACTTTTTCCTAGGAGTGTGACACAAATAGCTCTGATAGGATATTCTTTCCCAACAAGTGCACGGAGCATTATTCATGACACCACAAACTTGAATTGCAACCTAGTAGTAGAGACAAATAGTTCTGTCAGTCCAATCATTAAGATTCCCTGCCAAGATTTTTTTCATGCCTGTTTAAAGTATCAAGCTAGCACAGGTATTGTTGAATCTGATGGCTCGTATGTTGGATTGACGTTGATACAAAAGGAAGAAACGTCTGCAAATTCAAGAACAGGATCTTTGGGGAGCATAATGGAAGATTCACTTAAGATGAAG CCAAAACTCCTGAAAGCATCTGAAGCAGATGATCTAATACTTGGAAACTGGAGATCTCATGGTACGATGGCTGTGATATCTGTTCTCAAGGATCAGGAAGTATCATTTCCTGTTGTTCAAATTGGGTCCCGATTTTCCAAATGGATCACTGTGCATAACCCGAGTGAAAAACCTGCTCTAATGCAACTCGTGATGAATTCAGAAGAAATCATAAGCGACTGCAAATCCGCTGAGGACTTATCTGACCTTACATTCTCAAGTCGATCTCCTGAGATTAATTCCATTGAAACCAGATTCGGATTCTCATTAGCTGATTCAGCAATAACAGAGGCCTTTGTACACCCTTTTGGGAAGGCTTTGTTAGGTCCGATAGTCTTTCACCCTTCTAATTGGTGCATGTGGTCTAGCTCAGCTTTGATCAGAAACAACTTATCAGGCTTAGAGTGGCTCCCTCTTCGAGCATTTGGTGGTTCCCATTCTCTTGTTCTTCTTGACGGACCTGAACCAGTTTGGAAGCTCGAATTCAACCTCGACTTGCCGATCAATCGCAATTTATCGTCTTCGCCCCTAGTGGAGAATGCTAAGCTTTCCTGTAATAAGCAGGTAATGAAGGAGATATATGCAAAAAATACAGGTGAGCTTCCTCTTGAGGTTAAAAAGGTGAAAGTTTCAGGAACTGATTGCGGTTCAGATGGGTTTATGTTACATTTTTGCGAGGGTTTTGCTTTAGCACCAGGAGAATCAGCACGACTCTTATTATCTTATCAAACAGACTTCTCTGCAGCTATAGTTCACAGGGATCTCGAGTTGGCCATGGCTAGTGGCATTTTTGTGATTCCCATGAAGGCCAGTGTCTCAGTAAATATGCTTACTCTGTGTAGGAAATCGTTCTTCCGAACAGTGAATTGGGGTGTGTCCGTCCTTGTCTTTGTTGCTGCTTCTACACTTATATTGGTCTTCATTCGCATTATACCCCATTATTTTCTGGTGGGTACTAATGACTGTTATCTAAAGGTTGAAACCAGTGAAAATCCCTTGAACAAGAGTGAGaaaccttcttttctttcccatAGCACCAAAACTACCAG GTCACCAAGAGCACAGAAGAAACCTGAGGCAGGTTTTGTCAACAGGTATCCTGTGACTCAACATGGTGTTCTTGATAGCCCTAAGAGAACAGAGGAAATTCACAGCTATGATCATCAAAAGAAAAGTACCACACTCTCACCAACAACATCATCAGATAAGACCAATGAAGACCCCGGACTGATTGAAGCACCGCAAACCAATAATCTCACTATTAAGGTTGTTAAAGAGAAAGGGCGACGAAGGAAGAGAAAGGCGTATGGGGTAGGATGGGCTGCGAAGTTTGAAGTTTCAAGTAGTCATAGCGGGAATTCGACTCCATCTTCGCCTTTGTCTCCGAGCTCTTCTACTCCTAAACAAGGATGGCCTATATCCCCTGAAACTACTGTAGAGTCTCCCTTTGCGAGAGAACCTGAAGAACCGAAGTATCAGAAGAAAGATAGTTCTGAAAACACTGGTGAAGCGAAAGTAGCAGCAGCTGAGAAGCGCTTTGAGAATAAGCGTACACCTTGCCCTAGAGAGCAGCCTTCTACTACTCCAAAATCAGCAGGGAAAGCTCCTATATTGCCTTCTCCCACTTTCTTGGCCCCATCTTCTCCTATTGCACCGCATGCTCGCGCTCCTGGATCAAAGCTCATGAAGGAAAATGCCGCAAAAGCACCAGAAAATGATGTTGCGGAGAAGAAGTTTGTCTATGACATCTGGGGGGATCATTTCACTGGCCATTTACTGGGTAAGCCAAAGGAGGTGTTGCGGGAGGCTGTTGATGCTTCGGAAGGTGATTCTCAGAGCTTCTTCGCGAGAGAGCCTCAGTCCCTAATGACGATGCCATCACCACAGCTTGTAACTTCTACTCCCAGTCATGAAATGGCCCCGTATGATGTGACATGCCTTTATCAAATGAATTAG
- the LOC109721036 gene encoding zinc finger CCCH domain-containing protein 62 isoform X2 codes for MPIAAASMRKKGKQISLPPIAISSSSEEEDEEESEEEEEEDDDDDDDSDDEDYDGEDDDPDDDDVEEEEDSGGDDDEDDDDNDNEGEEESRDRKLLDEEVYDKIVDLLRRRKSLDHLKLEECKVYLRKHRLRLGGAKGTCIERILEHWRIKDGNGEKLYPKSSFSMNCTGDVCRGDIILFKQRVYRKFGLARRGADIIGKRVVAGRVVKESYGADKQQHTFTVEVLWSKGVKPLPPLFPLLVKGRNLYRLKTFRQCWQNEAERLEVLAEKHKRGAAARQVRAIAKARTALRGSKRARKSFDKDLPPKKHRKKEREVSSGEQKLNACGGKAQYDGRRKANQVAAKGRHLSLSGQHTKQANYQNTTHIQQQFYQRNPIYIDHRRSTTWQLNQDNNMAPSHTSTWNIHGLMGNVGIRSNASGEFHRTISRANYVSHPYGDPMYYSGQPISGPVLMTPDFVRGPFMSPPRSQFHRRR; via the exons ATGCCCATCGCCGCTGCTTCGATGAGAAAGAAGGGGAAGCAAATCTCGCTCCCCCCCATCGCCATATCCTCCTCTtccgaggaagaagatgaagaggaatccgaggaggaagaggaggaggacgacgacgacgacgatgactcCGATGATGAAGATTATGATGGGGAAGATGACGATCCcgatgatgatgatgtagaagaagaagaagatagtggcggtgatgatgatgaagacGACGATGACAACGACaacgaaggagaagaagaatccAGAGATAGGAAGCTTCTGGACGAAGAGGTCTACGACAAAATCGTCGATCTCCTCCGCA GGCGGAAAAGTTTAGATCACCTGAAATTGGAAGAGTGCAAGGTCTATTTGAGGAAGCACAGGCTAAGACTGGGTGGGGCGAAAGGTACATGCATAGAAAGAATTCTGGAGCACTGGAG GATTAAAGATGGGAATGGTGAAAAACTCTATCCAAAATCATCCTTTTCTATGAATTGTACAG GTGATGTATGTAGAGGTGATATCATCTTATTCAAGCAGAGAGTTTATCGGAA ATTTGGTCTAGCTAGGAGGGGTGCAGATATTATAGGGAAAAGGGTAGTTGCAGGAAGAGTTGTGAAGGAAAGTTATGGTGCAGATAAGCAGCAACATACGTTTACT GTTGAAGTCCTGTGGAGCAAGGGTGTGAAACCATTGCCGCCGTTATTTCCTTTACTCGTGAAGGGGCGTAACCTCTACAGATTGAAGACTTTTCGCCAG TGCTGGCAAAATGAAGCAGAGAGATTGGAAGTTCTGGCAGAGAAGCATAAAAGGGGAGCAGCAGCAAGACAAGTGCGAGCAATTGCGAAAGCTAGGACCGCACTGAGGG GTTCAAAACGCGCAAGAAAATCATTCGACAAGGATCTACCTCCTAAGAAACACAGGAAGAAAGAGCGTGAAGTTTCCTCTGGAGAACAGAAACTGAATGCTTGTGGTGGCAAGGCTCAATATGATGGCCGGAGAAAAGCTAACCAAGTCGCCGCCAAGGGAAGACACTTGAGTTTATCAGGCCAGCATACGAAACAAGCCAATTATCAAAATACAACTCATATACAGCAACAATTTTACCAAAGAAATCCTATCTACATTGATCATCGACGTAGCACAACCTGGCAATTGAATCAAGATAATAACATGGCGCCATCCCATACAAGTACATGGAACATTCATGGTCTCATGGGCAATGTTGGTATTCGCTCGAATGCGTCAGGGGAATTTCATCGAACAATTAGCAGGGCAAACTACGTGAGCCATCCTTACGGTGATCCAATGTACTACTCTGGTCAGCCGATCTCAGGCCCCGTCTTGATGACTCCAGATTTTGTTAGGGGGCCTTTTATGTCGCCTCCAAGAAGTCAGTTCCATCGGCGGAGATGA
- the LOC109721036 gene encoding zinc finger CCCH domain-containing protein 62 isoform X1 has translation MPIAAASMRKKGKQISLPPIAISSSSEEEDEEESEEEEEEDDDDDDDSDDEDYDGEDDDPDDDDVEEEEDSGGDDDEDDDDNDNEGEEESRDRKLLDEEVYDKIVDLLRRRKSLDHLKLEECKVYLRKHRLRLGGAKGTCIERILEHWRIKDGNGEKLYPKSSFSMNCTGDVCRGDIILFKQRVYRKFGLARRGADIIGKRVVAGRVVKESYGADKQQHTFTVEVLWSKGVKPLPPLFPLLVKGRNLYRLKTFRQLHSMTAANPSHIKQCWQNEAERLEVLAEKHKRGAAARQVRAIAKARTALRGSKRARKSFDKDLPPKKHRKKEREVSSGEQKLNACGGKAQYDGRRKANQVAAKGRHLSLSGQHTKQANYQNTTHIQQQFYQRNPIYIDHRRSTTWQLNQDNNMAPSHTSTWNIHGLMGNVGIRSNASGEFHRTISRANYVSHPYGDPMYYSGQPISGPVLMTPDFVRGPFMSPPRSQFHRRR, from the exons ATGCCCATCGCCGCTGCTTCGATGAGAAAGAAGGGGAAGCAAATCTCGCTCCCCCCCATCGCCATATCCTCCTCTtccgaggaagaagatgaagaggaatccgaggaggaagaggaggaggacgacgacgacgacgatgactcCGATGATGAAGATTATGATGGGGAAGATGACGATCCcgatgatgatgatgtagaagaagaagaagatagtggcggtgatgatgatgaagacGACGATGACAACGACaacgaaggagaagaagaatccAGAGATAGGAAGCTTCTGGACGAAGAGGTCTACGACAAAATCGTCGATCTCCTCCGCA GGCGGAAAAGTTTAGATCACCTGAAATTGGAAGAGTGCAAGGTCTATTTGAGGAAGCACAGGCTAAGACTGGGTGGGGCGAAAGGTACATGCATAGAAAGAATTCTGGAGCACTGGAG GATTAAAGATGGGAATGGTGAAAAACTCTATCCAAAATCATCCTTTTCTATGAATTGTACAG GTGATGTATGTAGAGGTGATATCATCTTATTCAAGCAGAGAGTTTATCGGAA ATTTGGTCTAGCTAGGAGGGGTGCAGATATTATAGGGAAAAGGGTAGTTGCAGGAAGAGTTGTGAAGGAAAGTTATGGTGCAGATAAGCAGCAACATACGTTTACT GTTGAAGTCCTGTGGAGCAAGGGTGTGAAACCATTGCCGCCGTTATTTCCTTTACTCGTGAAGGGGCGTAACCTCTACAGATTGAAGACTTTTCGCCAG CTTCATTCAATGACAGCCGCAAATCCAAGTCATATTAAACAG TGCTGGCAAAATGAAGCAGAGAGATTGGAAGTTCTGGCAGAGAAGCATAAAAGGGGAGCAGCAGCAAGACAAGTGCGAGCAATTGCGAAAGCTAGGACCGCACTGAGGG GTTCAAAACGCGCAAGAAAATCATTCGACAAGGATCTACCTCCTAAGAAACACAGGAAGAAAGAGCGTGAAGTTTCCTCTGGAGAACAGAAACTGAATGCTTGTGGTGGCAAGGCTCAATATGATGGCCGGAGAAAAGCTAACCAAGTCGCCGCCAAGGGAAGACACTTGAGTTTATCAGGCCAGCATACGAAACAAGCCAATTATCAAAATACAACTCATATACAGCAACAATTTTACCAAAGAAATCCTATCTACATTGATCATCGACGTAGCACAACCTGGCAATTGAATCAAGATAATAACATGGCGCCATCCCATACAAGTACATGGAACATTCATGGTCTCATGGGCAATGTTGGTATTCGCTCGAATGCGTCAGGGGAATTTCATCGAACAATTAGCAGGGCAAACTACGTGAGCCATCCTTACGGTGATCCAATGTACTACTCTGGTCAGCCGATCTCAGGCCCCGTCTTGATGACTCCAGATTTTGTTAGGGGGCCTTTTATGTCGCCTCCAAGAAGTCAGTTCCATCGGCGGAGATGA